A stretch of the Pan paniscus chromosome 2, NHGRI_mPanPan1-v2.0_pri, whole genome shotgun sequence genome encodes the following:
- the MIX23 gene encoding protein MIX23 isoform X3: MRTIDDRIVHELNTTVPTASFAGKIDASQTCKQLYESLMAAHASRDRVIKNCIAQTSAVVKNLREEREKNLDDLTLLKQLRKEQTKFAMKIMESERALGDGTALPLHFLSEEKDSEILEILTDTPKATSY; this comes from the exons ATGAGGACAATTGATGACAGAATAGTACATGAATTAAACACTACGGTTCCAACAGCTTCCTTTGCAGGGAAAATTGATGCCAGCCAAACCTGTAAACAACTTTATGAGTCT TTGATGGCAGCTCATGCCAGTAGAGACAGAGTCATAAAAAATTGTATAGCCCAGACTTCAGCAGTAGTAAAAAACCTccgagaagagagagaaaagaatttgGACGATTTAACGTTATTAAAGCAACTTAGAAAAGAGCAGACAAAG tTTGCTATGAAGATTATGGAATCAGAGAGAGCTCTTGGAGATGGTACAGCTCTACCTCTTCATTTTCTATCTGAGGAAAAAGACTCAGAGATACTTGAGATACTAACTGACACCCCCAAAGCCAcaagcta ttgA